One genomic segment of Paraburkholderia hospita includes these proteins:
- a CDS encoding co-chaperone GroES translates to MSLRPLHDRVIVKRLDQETRTASGIVIPDSAAEKPDQGEILAVGPGRRSDDGKRIEPDLKVGERVLFGKYAGQPVKVNGTELLVLREEDIVAVVQS, encoded by the coding sequence ATGAGTTTGCGTCCGTTACATGATCGCGTGATCGTGAAGCGTCTCGATCAGGAAACCCGTACGGCGTCGGGCATCGTGATTCCCGATAGCGCCGCTGAAAAACCGGATCAGGGCGAAATCCTCGCAGTCGGTCCGGGCCGTCGCAGCGACGACGGCAAGCGTATCGAGCCTGACCTGAAGGTCGGCGAACGCGTGCTGTTCGGCAAATATGCGGGGCAGCCGGTGAAGGTCAACGGCACCGAACTGCTCGTGCTGCGCGAAGAAGATATCGTCGCAGTCGTTCAATCCTGA
- a CDS encoding acyl-CoA dehydrogenase family protein: protein MSTIPTAQHDAVSGADDAEFDARFAPIFERIAAGSIEREQNRELAYEAVRWLKEAGFTALRVPKRYGGSGATLPQFFRLLTRLGEADSNLPQILRLNSGFIESRLESDDEALRERWLPKIAAGETVGAAISERTASTHNSVTLVADKSGNGWWLNGEKYYSTGTLYADWIDVAAHDGADDVRVVVRADAPGVARIDDWDGFGQRLTASGTTRFDSVHVSDDQLLVRYKASEPRRNTSLTAFYQTVHLATLTGIARAVLRDGVAFAQSHTRTFGVPGRSSPRDNPLVHRVVGRLASLAYSAESITASVARSLENAYQARLAGRANTDTYIALDIEAYQAQQIVIEQVLEAATLVFEVGGASATSETRRLDRHWRNARVLASHNPAIQREAAVGNFHLNGAASNERFSLTHSPSELGRVATDSAVAVNG from the coding sequence ATGAGTACGATTCCCACCGCCCAGCACGATGCCGTCAGCGGTGCCGACGACGCGGAATTTGACGCGCGCTTCGCGCCCATATTCGAGCGGATTGCAGCTGGCAGCATCGAGCGCGAGCAGAATCGGGAACTCGCCTACGAAGCAGTGCGCTGGTTGAAGGAAGCGGGGTTCACCGCGTTGCGAGTGCCAAAGCGCTATGGCGGTAGCGGCGCGACGTTGCCGCAGTTCTTTCGTCTTTTGACGCGTCTGGGCGAAGCCGACTCGAATCTGCCGCAGATCTTGCGGTTGAATTCGGGCTTTATCGAAAGCCGGCTCGAAAGCGATGACGAAGCGCTGCGCGAGCGCTGGCTCCCGAAGATCGCGGCGGGTGAGACCGTGGGTGCCGCGATATCCGAGCGCACCGCGAGCACGCACAATAGCGTGACGCTGGTGGCCGACAAAAGCGGCAACGGCTGGTGGTTGAATGGCGAGAAGTACTACAGCACGGGCACGCTCTACGCGGACTGGATCGACGTCGCCGCGCACGACGGCGCCGACGACGTGCGCGTGGTGGTGCGCGCCGATGCGCCCGGTGTCGCGCGCATCGACGATTGGGACGGCTTCGGACAGCGTTTGACTGCGAGCGGAACGACGCGCTTCGACTCTGTCCATGTGAGCGATGACCAGCTACTCGTGCGCTACAAGGCGTCGGAGCCGCGCCGCAATACCTCGCTCACGGCCTTCTATCAGACCGTCCATCTCGCGACGCTGACAGGCATCGCGCGCGCGGTGCTGCGCGACGGCGTCGCGTTCGCGCAGTCGCACACGCGCACGTTCGGCGTGCCAGGTCGATCGAGCCCGCGTGACAATCCACTCGTGCATCGCGTGGTGGGGCGGCTGGCCAGTCTCGCTTATTCGGCCGAGAGTATCACCGCATCGGTGGCGCGCTCGCTCGAAAATGCGTATCAGGCGAGACTCGCGGGCCGGGCGAATACAGATACGTATATCGCACTCGATATCGAAGCCTATCAGGCGCAGCAGATCGTGATCGAACAGGTGCTGGAGGCGGCCACGCTCGTATTCGAAGTGGGCGGAGCCTCAGCGACGAGTGAGACACGGCGGCTCGATCGTCACTGGCGCAATGCGCGTGTGCTCGCTTCGCACAATCCCGCGATCCAGCGCGAAGCGGCCGTGGGCAACTTTCATCTGAACGGCGCGGCGTCCAACGAACGCTTCAGTCTCACGCATTCGCCCAGCGAACTGGGACGTGTTGCGACGGACAGTGCGGTTGCCGTCAATGGATAA
- a CDS encoding ATP-binding cassette domain-containing protein, whose product MQVDVLDPAGSSLEEAADFSVPVPGIEAPARAAEAVLELRDVSKAYRSARGGEPVFAVRGVNLTLQRGEVLCLMGTSGSGKSTLLRHVNRLVEPDSGQVLIDGIDVGALSASELRALRARCIGMVFQHFGLLPHRTVRDNVALPLELRGEHVEARRSAADRLLATVGLIEWGDHYPSELSGGMQQRVGFARALANDPDILLMDEPFSALDPTIRRDLQSSFLRIARERGITTLLVTHDPGEALRLADRIAVLRDGRLIQVGTPEELLAHPADAGVADFFIEHAGAGSAPIAVPTDAPNEAAIQDDAAAAPVHPRSVGLSAITSALLGPAALAVQGYAGAFWTSLIAEVCSAGWLGVEWREGAFPFAFVAALVWAANRAVAARHARRAGPVQQRSAWSPLLVLLITEALVFAHALGANLGVLANFPSSVTLATAVSDAIEQAIAWAQVSFEAIFACIVVLVRTVVDGIQFALGWLPWIVPATLVVFAAWRAAGVALALTSAAALAYLGLFGFWARTIATVSLVGSSVFVTLMIGVPAGIVLAKHPKLRRVVAPLLDVMQTLPSFVYLIPAVAFFSVGKTPAVIATVVFALAPVIRLTVLGIHEVPKAAVEAAEAHGATWWQTLTKVELPLARESLLLGINQTIVMSLSMVVVAALIGADGLGYDVMTALRNVRSGDGVLAGIAIVLCAVIPDRILQSALKRRHRSTSIR is encoded by the coding sequence ATGCAAGTTGACGTATTAGATCCGGCCGGTTCCAGCCTGGAGGAGGCAGCCGATTTTTCTGTCCCTGTCCCCGGGATAGAGGCGCCTGCCCGCGCCGCCGAGGCCGTGCTCGAATTGCGCGACGTCAGCAAGGCCTATCGCAGCGCGCGGGGCGGTGAACCCGTGTTCGCCGTGCGCGGCGTCAATCTGACGCTTCAACGTGGAGAAGTGCTTTGCCTGATGGGCACGTCCGGCAGCGGCAAGTCGACACTGCTGCGGCACGTCAACCGCCTCGTCGAACCTGACAGCGGTCAGGTACTGATCGACGGCATCGACGTCGGGGCGCTGTCCGCGAGTGAGTTGCGTGCGCTGCGCGCCCGATGCATCGGCATGGTGTTTCAGCACTTCGGTTTGCTGCCGCATCGCACGGTGCGCGACAACGTCGCTTTGCCGCTCGAATTGCGCGGAGAACATGTCGAGGCGCGACGGTCTGCCGCTGATCGCTTGCTGGCGACCGTGGGGCTTATCGAGTGGGGCGACCACTATCCCTCCGAGTTGTCGGGCGGGATGCAGCAGCGGGTGGGATTCGCCCGTGCGCTCGCGAACGATCCCGACATTCTGTTGATGGATGAACCGTTCAGCGCGCTCGATCCTACTATTCGCCGGGACCTGCAATCGAGCTTCTTGCGCATCGCGCGCGAGCGGGGCATCACGACGCTGCTCGTCACGCATGATCCCGGCGAAGCGTTGCGCCTCGCTGACCGTATCGCGGTGCTGCGCGACGGACGTCTGATCCAGGTCGGCACGCCGGAAGAACTGCTCGCTCATCCCGCCGACGCCGGCGTCGCCGATTTTTTCATCGAGCATGCGGGTGCGGGTTCAGCCCCGATCGCGGTTCCGACCGATGCTCCAAACGAGGCTGCGATTCAAGACGATGCTGCCGCTGCGCCGGTCCACCCGCGAAGCGTCGGGCTGTCCGCCATCACCTCGGCTTTGCTGGGGCCCGCTGCGCTTGCCGTGCAAGGTTATGCGGGCGCCTTTTGGACCAGCCTGATCGCCGAAGTGTGTTCGGCAGGATGGCTGGGCGTCGAGTGGCGTGAAGGCGCATTCCCGTTCGCCTTCGTTGCCGCGTTGGTGTGGGCGGCAAACCGGGCGGTGGCCGCGCGGCATGCGAGGCGCGCCGGCCCCGTGCAACAACGCAGCGCGTGGTCGCCGCTGCTCGTGCTGCTGATTACGGAAGCACTCGTCTTCGCTCACGCGCTTGGTGCGAATCTTGGCGTTCTCGCCAACTTTCCGTCGAGCGTCACGCTTGCGACGGCCGTATCGGACGCGATCGAACAGGCGATCGCATGGGCCCAGGTGTCGTTCGAAGCGATCTTCGCCTGTATCGTCGTGCTGGTGCGCACCGTGGTCGACGGCATTCAGTTTGCGCTCGGCTGGCTGCCGTGGATCGTTCCCGCTACGCTGGTCGTGTTCGCCGCGTGGCGCGCGGCAGGCGTGGCGCTGGCGCTCACCAGCGCTGCGGCGCTCGCTTATCTCGGCCTCTTCGGCTTCTGGGCTCGCACGATTGCAACGGTCTCGCTGGTGGGCTCCTCGGTGTTCGTCACGCTGATGATTGGCGTGCCGGCGGGCATCGTGCTCGCGAAGCATCCGAAGTTGCGAAGAGTCGTTGCGCCGCTGCTCGACGTGATGCAGACGCTTCCGTCGTTCGTCTATCTGATTCCCGCCGTCGCATTCTTCTCGGTCGGCAAAACGCCCGCTGTCATCGCAACCGTTGTCTTCGCGCTCGCGCCTGTGATCCGGCTGACGGTGCTCGGCATTCATGAGGTGCCGAAAGCAGCAGTGGAAGCCGCCGAAGCGCATGGCGCGACGTGGTGGCAAACGCTCACCAAGGTCGAGCTTCCCTTGGCGCGCGAGTCGTTGCTACTGGGCATCAATCAGACCATCGTCATGAGCCTGTCGATGGTGGTGGTCGCTGCGTTGATCGGCGCAGATGGCCTCGGCTATGACGTGATGACGGCACTGCGCAATGTGCGAAGCGGTGACGGCGTGCTCGCCGGCATCGCCATCGTACTGTGTGCCGTCATTCCCGATCGCATCCTCCAGTCGGCGCTCAAGCGCCGGCATCGATCCACTTCCATCAGATAG
- a CDS encoding ABC transporter substrate-binding protein, whose amino-acid sequence MLKKRTARFAGIAVALGLLFPALSATAKDKVVIGELNWPGAVAIEHVLGEVISTRLGGDVSYLAGDLPVLLAAAAKNDGAVDVVPDVWLPNESAPWAKYVSGGTRSLVPNVHPYVGVQGFYIPGYIQDKYGVKSVYDLRKPEIAKLFVPVGGGKAQLLVGPAGWGSTYIGEVKAKDYGFANSFDSVSTEAAATYARLEAAYRQNRGIVFYAYTPDWIFSAFDLRRLDEPAFDGYAQDDKKGDPQYKADGCWKFINPTTDSDWLNKSHITCAYPDAKVYVLAARSLQTRSPKIAAFLSNVSFDPVALNELILKIQKNHEPADAAAKAWVAAHRSTVDAWLAGDAKPGNAK is encoded by the coding sequence ATGTTGAAGAAACGTACAGCCCGGTTTGCGGGCATCGCGGTAGCGCTGGGTCTTCTCTTTCCCGCTTTGTCGGCGACGGCCAAGGACAAGGTCGTCATCGGCGAACTCAACTGGCCAGGCGCGGTTGCCATCGAGCATGTTCTCGGCGAAGTCATCTCCACGCGCCTTGGCGGCGACGTGTCCTACCTGGCAGGCGATCTACCCGTTCTGCTTGCCGCTGCGGCGAAGAACGATGGCGCGGTCGACGTCGTGCCGGACGTCTGGCTGCCGAACGAGTCGGCCCCGTGGGCGAAGTATGTATCGGGCGGTACGCGCTCGCTCGTGCCGAACGTGCATCCGTACGTCGGCGTGCAGGGCTTCTATATTCCGGGCTACATTCAGGACAAGTACGGCGTGAAGTCGGTCTACGACCTGCGCAAGCCGGAGATTGCGAAGCTCTTCGTTCCCGTTGGCGGCGGCAAGGCGCAGTTGCTGGTCGGACCGGCCGGCTGGGGCTCGACCTATATCGGCGAGGTCAAGGCGAAGGACTACGGCTTCGCGAACAGCTTCGACTCCGTCTCGACGGAAGCCGCCGCGACCTACGCGCGGCTCGAAGCCGCGTACCGGCAGAATCGCGGTATCGTTTTCTATGCGTACACACCGGACTGGATCTTCTCCGCATTCGATCTGCGCCGCCTCGACGAACCGGCATTCGACGGCTATGCGCAGGACGACAAGAAGGGCGATCCGCAATACAAGGCAGACGGCTGCTGGAAGTTCATCAATCCGACGACGGACTCGGACTGGCTGAACAAGAGTCACATCACGTGTGCCTATCCGGATGCGAAAGTCTATGTGCTGGCTGCGCGTTCGTTGCAGACGCGCTCGCCGAAGATCGCTGCGTTTCTTTCGAATGTCTCGTTCGATCCTGTGGCGCTCAATGAGCTGATTCTGAAGATCCAGAAGAACCATGAACCGGCCGATGCGGCCGCCAAAGCGTGGGTCGCGGCGCATCGTTCGACAGTCGATGCATGGCTCGCGGGCGACGCAAAACCCGGCAACGCGAAATAA
- the msrA gene encoding peptide-methionine (S)-S-oxide reductase MsrA: MSEQNQVTLGAGCFWGAEAGFRAMPGVVDTRVGFATGTQPDAPKVEVVQVDFDPSIVALSEVIEQFWDLHDPTSVDRQGPHNGAKYRSVIFVNSDEQAEEANAAKRALNESARFAAPVVTEIVTLQYFELASEEDQRYVEKHGAGACSL; encoded by the coding sequence ATGAGTGAGCAAAATCAGGTGACGCTTGGCGCGGGATGTTTCTGGGGTGCCGAAGCGGGCTTTCGGGCGATGCCCGGTGTAGTCGATACGCGCGTGGGTTTCGCAACAGGTACGCAGCCGGACGCTCCGAAAGTGGAAGTCGTTCAAGTCGATTTCGATCCGTCGATCGTCGCGTTGTCGGAAGTGATCGAGCAGTTCTGGGACTTGCATGATCCGACTTCCGTCGATCGTCAAGGGCCGCATAACGGCGCGAAATATCGCTCGGTGATTTTCGTGAACTCGGACGAGCAGGCGGAAGAAGCGAATGCCGCAAAGCGCGCGCTCAATGAATCGGCACGCTTCGCCGCACCCGTGGTGACCGAGATCGTCACGTTGCAGTACTTCGAACTGGCGTCGGAAGAAGATCAACGCTATGTCGAAAAGCATGGCGCGGGGGCCTGCAGCCTGTAG
- the ssuD gene encoding FMNH2-dependent alkanesulfonate monooxygenase: MSLDIFWFLPTSGDTRYLGKSDFGRPPTNEYMRQIAVTAEDLGYDGLLIPTGSSCQDPWVTAASLIPVTQRIKLLVALRTSISGPTAAARQAATLDQALHGRLLLNVVPGGDATELAADGVFYTHDERYAAADEFLGVWRDLLAGDTVDFKGKYVHVEGARNFHPPVQQPHPPLYFGGSSPAAHELAAKHVDAYLTWGEPPAAVAEKFADVQRRAAAHGRKLRLGVRLHVIVRETNEEAWAEADRLISKLDDEDIRRAQENYARMDSVGQRRMAELHGGRRDQLEISPNLWAGVGLVRGGAGTALVGDAQTVAARLLEYVDAGADSFVLSGYPHLEESIRFAELVFPLLPGKKPVTLRDQVLTGGAFDVRASKA; encoded by the coding sequence ATGAGTCTGGACATCTTCTGGTTTCTGCCGACCTCGGGCGATACCCGTTATCTCGGCAAATCCGATTTCGGCCGGCCGCCGACCAACGAATACATGCGCCAGATTGCCGTCACGGCGGAAGATCTGGGCTATGACGGCCTGTTGATTCCCACGGGCAGCAGTTGCCAGGACCCCTGGGTCACGGCCGCAAGCCTGATTCCTGTCACGCAGCGCATCAAGCTGCTGGTCGCGCTGCGTACGTCGATCAGCGGCCCGACGGCGGCCGCACGCCAGGCGGCGACGCTCGACCAGGCCTTGCACGGGCGTCTGCTGCTCAACGTCGTGCCGGGCGGCGATGCAACCGAACTCGCTGCCGATGGCGTCTTCTACACCCACGACGAACGCTACGCCGCCGCCGACGAGTTTCTCGGCGTCTGGCGCGATCTGCTTGCCGGCGACACGGTGGACTTCAAGGGCAAGTACGTGCACGTCGAGGGGGCGCGGAATTTTCATCCGCCTGTGCAGCAGCCGCATCCGCCGCTGTATTTCGGCGGTTCGTCGCCGGCCGCGCACGAACTCGCGGCAAAACACGTCGACGCGTATCTGACCTGGGGCGAGCCGCCCGCCGCGGTGGCCGAAAAGTTCGCCGACGTGCAGCGTCGCGCGGCCGCTCATGGCCGCAAGCTCCGTCTCGGCGTGCGGCTGCACGTGATCGTGCGCGAAACCAATGAGGAAGCGTGGGCCGAAGCGGACCGCCTGATCAGCAAGCTCGACGACGAAGACATCCGCCGCGCCCAGGAAAACTACGCACGGATGGACTCGGTGGGTCAGCGCCGCATGGCCGAGTTGCACGGCGGACGCCGCGACCAGCTGGAGATCAGCCCCAACCTGTGGGCGGGCGTCGGCCTCGTGCGCGGCGGCGCGGGCACTGCACTCGTGGGCGACGCGCAGACCGTGGCCGCGCGGCTTCTGGAATATGTCGATGCGGGCGCCGATAGTTTTGTGCTGTCGGGCTATCCGCATCTCGAAGAGTCGATCCGTTTTGCGGAACTGGTGTTTCCGCTATTGCCCGGCAAGAAGCCGGTGACCTTGCGCGATCAGGTGCTCACGGGCGGTGCGTTCGACGTGCGGGCAAGCAAGGCTTAA
- a CDS encoding rhodanese-like domain-containing protein produces the protein MAAVLEERPTNAVLATAREKAASAGLTYPGGVSPQDAWALFSSGDAVLVDVRTAEERKFVGYVPGAVHVPWATGTSLTRNPRFVRELESKTGKDAVVLLLCRSGNRSALAAEAASKAGFTQVFNVLEGFEGDLNDGQHRGTLNGWRFVGLPWVQD, from the coding sequence ATGGCAGCAGTACTCGAAGAACGACCGACCAACGCAGTGCTTGCGACGGCACGCGAGAAGGCGGCATCGGCAGGTTTGACGTATCCGGGCGGCGTTTCGCCACAGGATGCGTGGGCGCTTTTTTCCAGCGGCGACGCCGTGCTGGTCGACGTTCGCACGGCCGAGGAGCGCAAGTTCGTCGGCTACGTGCCGGGCGCGGTACATGTGCCTTGGGCAACGGGTACGAGCCTTACGCGTAATCCGCGTTTCGTAAGGGAACTCGAGTCGAAGACGGGCAAGGATGCCGTGGTTCTGCTGCTGTGCCGTAGCGGCAATCGCTCGGCGCTGGCCGCCGAAGCTGCGTCCAAGGCGGGCTTCACGCAGGTGTTCAATGTACTGGAAGGGTTCGAAGGGGACCTCAACGACGGACAGCATCGCGGCACACTGAATGGCTGGCGCTTTGTCGGCCTGCCTTGGGTGCAGGACTAG
- the epsC gene encoding serine O-acetyltransferase EpsC has translation MGAFDIDSIAGSLQAVRQQWRDGQRRALEPGGRDLPSRDALAAAIDALKGALFPMRLGPPDLRQESENFYVAHALDAALHGLLAQARLELHYAARRERADGEAIETRALAAVRAFAERLPEIRSLLDSDVIAAYHGDPAAGSVDEVLLCYPGILAMIHHRLAHELYGLGLPLLARIVAELAHAQTGIDIHPGARIGSGFFIDHGTGVVIGETSVIGERVRVYQAVTLGAKRFPLNENGHLEKGLARHPIVEDDVVIYAGATILGRVTIGRGATIGGNVWITHDVASGSHVTQAVLRSETGRPASVANGVSAGALG, from the coding sequence GTGGGCGCATTCGATATCGACAGCATCGCCGGATCGCTTCAGGCCGTCCGGCAACAATGGCGCGATGGACAGCGGCGCGCGCTGGAGCCCGGCGGGCGCGATCTGCCTTCGCGCGACGCGCTCGCGGCAGCGATCGACGCACTGAAAGGCGCGCTCTTTCCAATGCGACTCGGGCCACCCGATCTGCGTCAGGAAAGCGAAAACTTTTACGTCGCTCACGCGCTGGACGCGGCATTGCACGGTCTTCTCGCTCAGGCGCGCCTCGAATTGCATTACGCCGCGCGGCGCGAGAGGGCGGATGGCGAAGCCATCGAGACACGCGCGCTTGCCGCTGTCCGTGCGTTCGCGGAGCGCTTGCCCGAGATTCGCTCGCTGCTCGACAGCGACGTGATCGCGGCCTATCACGGCGATCCGGCGGCAGGCAGCGTGGACGAAGTGCTGCTGTGCTATCCCGGCATCCTCGCGATGATTCATCACCGTCTCGCGCATGAACTGTACGGTCTCGGCTTGCCGCTGCTCGCGCGGATCGTTGCCGAGCTGGCGCACGCGCAAACCGGCATCGACATTCATCCGGGCGCGCGGATCGGCTCGGGCTTTTTCATTGATCACGGCACGGGCGTCGTGATCGGCGAGACCTCCGTCATCGGCGAGCGTGTGCGGGTCTATCAGGCGGTGACGCTTGGCGCGAAGCGCTTTCCGCTCAACGAGAACGGGCATCTCGAGAAGGGGCTTGCGCGTCATCCCATCGTCGAGGACGACGTCGTCATCTATGCGGGCGCGACGATTCTCGGCAGGGTGACGATCGGGCGCGGTGCGACGATCGGCGGCAACGTCTGGATCACGCACGACGTCGCGTCGGGGTCGCATGTCACACAGGCGGTGCTGCGCAGCGAGACGGGACGGCCTGCATCTGTCGCCAACGGCGTATCGGCGGGAGCACTCGGATGA
- a CDS encoding helix-turn-helix domain-containing protein: MTGLVHDFGATVRALREAHAWSQEQLAEYAGLNRSYVGEIERGSAIASIVTADKLARAFNVPIATLLCASPRGEPPQHERGATPPQLPV, from the coding sequence ATGACGGGGCTCGTTCACGACTTCGGCGCGACCGTGCGCGCCCTGCGTGAAGCGCATGCGTGGTCGCAGGAGCAACTTGCCGAGTACGCGGGGCTGAACCGTTCGTACGTCGGCGAGATCGAGCGCGGCAGTGCGATTGCATCGATCGTCACGGCAGACAAGCTCGCACGCGCTTTCAACGTACCCATCGCAACACTTTTGTGCGCGTCACCGCGAGGAGAGCCGCCGCAGCACGAACGCGGTGCGACGCCGCCTCAGCTTCCCGTCTGA
- a CDS encoding family 2A encapsulin nanocompartment shell protein has product MSTLASGQTALGDNAARQLANATKTVPQLSIITPRWLTHLLQWVPVEAGIYRLNRVKDPEAVQALCTAREDESTLPTTYVPYEEQPREYFLNAVSTVLDVHTRISDLYSSPHDQIKEQLRLTIETIKEIQESQLINNPDYGLLANVDEEQRVFPLTGAPTPDDFDELLTKVWKEPAFFLTHPLAIAAFGRECTRRGVPPPTVSLFGSQFITWRGIPLIPSDKVPVADGKTKVLLLRVGDKRQGVVGLYQPGVAGEQGPGLSVRFMGINNQAIASYLISLYCSLAVHSPDALAVLDDVEIGKYHDYADTYR; this is encoded by the coding sequence ATGTCGACGTTAGCGAGCGGCCAGACCGCGCTCGGCGATAACGCAGCACGGCAACTAGCCAATGCCACCAAAACCGTCCCTCAGCTTTCGATCATCACGCCGCGCTGGCTGACGCATTTGCTTCAGTGGGTCCCTGTCGAGGCGGGCATCTACCGGCTCAACCGCGTCAAAGACCCGGAAGCGGTTCAGGCGCTGTGCACGGCGCGGGAAGACGAAAGCACGCTCCCCACGACATACGTGCCGTACGAAGAACAGCCGCGCGAGTATTTCCTGAATGCCGTCAGCACGGTGCTCGATGTCCACACTCGAATCTCCGATCTCTATAGCAGCCCGCACGACCAGATCAAGGAACAGTTGCGTCTGACGATCGAAACGATCAAGGAGATCCAGGAAAGTCAGCTCATCAACAATCCCGACTACGGCCTGCTGGCGAACGTCGATGAAGAGCAGCGCGTGTTTCCGCTGACAGGTGCGCCGACGCCGGACGATTTCGACGAACTGCTGACGAAGGTGTGGAAGGAACCCGCCTTTTTCCTCACTCATCCGTTGGCCATCGCTGCGTTTGGGCGTGAGTGCACCCGCCGTGGTGTGCCGCCGCCGACAGTCAGCCTGTTCGGCTCGCAGTTCATCACGTGGCGCGGCATTCCGCTGATTCCGTCGGACAAGGTGCCCGTTGCCGACGGCAAGACCAAGGTTCTGCTGTTGCGTGTCGGCGACAAACGTCAGGGCGTGGTGGGTCTCTATCAGCCTGGCGTCGCGGGAGAGCAGGGGCCGGGGTTGTCGGTGCGCTTCATGGGCATCAACAACCAGGCGATCGCGTCGTATCTGATCTCGCTTTATTGCTCGCTCGCGGTGCATTCCCCCGACGCGCTCGCAGTGCTCGACGACGTAGAGATCGGCAAATACCATGACTATGCAGACACCTACCGGTAG